In Synechocystis sp. PCC 6714, the following are encoded in one genomic region:
- a CDS encoding NYN domain-containing protein — protein MFEDFEQDALFTPDQLLENRGRVAIFIDGSNLFYAALQLGIEIDYTKLLHCLTGGSRLLRAFFYTGVDRSNEKQQGFLLWMRRNGYRVIAKDLVQLPDGSKKANLDVEIAVDLMSLVGSYDTAVVVSGDGDLAYAADAVSYRGARIEVVSLRSMTSDSLINVSDRYVDLDSIKEEIQKQPRPNSSYRSANVTPLLSQEKSP, from the coding sequence ATGTTTGAGGACTTTGAACAAGATGCACTGTTTACACCGGATCAGTTATTAGAAAACCGGGGTAGGGTGGCCATTTTCATCGATGGCTCTAATCTTTTCTATGCGGCATTACAGTTGGGCATTGAAATTGATTACACCAAGTTACTGCACTGTTTAACCGGCGGTTCTCGTTTATTGCGGGCTTTTTTTTACACTGGAGTGGACCGCAGTAACGAAAAACAACAGGGATTTTTGCTCTGGATGCGCCGCAATGGTTACCGGGTCATTGCCAAGGATTTAGTCCAGTTACCAGACGGTTCTAAGAAGGCTAATTTGGATGTGGAAATTGCCGTGGATTTAATGTCCCTGGTGGGTTCCTATGACACAGCAGTGGTGGTGAGCGGCGATGGAGATTTGGCCTATGCAGCGGATGCAGTCAGTTATCGAGGAGCCCGCATTGAGGTGGTGAGTCTCCGTTCCATGACCAGTGATAGCTTGATCAATGTCTCTGACCGCTACGTAGACTTGGACAGCATCAAGGAGGAAATTCAAAAACAACCCCGTCCCAACAGCAGTTATCGTAGCGCCAATGTGACGCCGCTCCTATCCCAAGAAAAATCCCCCTAA
- a CDS encoding VWA domain-containing protein → MSAEAVIENRDYTLMIDKSSSMATADDPNGPTRWEIAQASTIALAQKCEEIDPDGITVYLFSGRFRRYDNVTAEKVAYIYANNEPMGRTDLAGALKDGLDNFFQRRQAGQTKPNGETFLIITDGEPTDRKAVIRLILEASQKIDRDEELAISLIQVGRDKKATAFFQALDDQLQAAGAKFDIVDTVTIEDMQGMTLSDVLLKAITD, encoded by the coding sequence ATGAGCGCTGAAGCTGTCATCGAAAACCGAGACTATACCCTAATGATCGATAAAAGCAGTAGTATGGCCACCGCTGATGATCCCAATGGTCCCACCCGCTGGGAAATAGCCCAAGCTTCGACCATTGCCCTGGCGCAAAAATGCGAAGAAATTGACCCCGACGGCATCACTGTTTATCTATTCTCTGGCCGCTTCCGTCGTTATGACAATGTTACCGCCGAGAAAGTTGCTTACATCTACGCCAACAACGAACCCATGGGGCGCACTGATCTGGCCGGTGCCCTCAAGGACGGCCTGGACAATTTTTTCCAAAGACGGCAGGCCGGACAAACTAAACCCAATGGGGAAACCTTTTTAATCATTACCGATGGGGAACCCACTGACCGCAAAGCAGTTATCCGTTTAATTTTAGAAGCGAGCCAAAAAATTGACCGGGATGAGGAATTGGCCATTTCATTAATTCAAGTGGGTAGAGATAAAAAAGCAACGGCCTTTTTCCAAGCTTTGGATGATCAATTACAGGCCGCTGGGGCTAAGTTCGACATTGTGGACACCGTTACCATTGAAGATATGCAGGGCATGACTTTGAGCGATGTTTTGCTTAAGGCCATTACGGATTAG
- the dacB gene encoding D-alanyl-D-alanine carboxypeptidase/D-alanyl-D-alanine-endopeptidase yields MVLVSFSQWPKCLGLSPLRLTLAGVLTLGLTPGVDAQVDRLCVGDLQQKLENHLQQPELSRAQWGIAIQPLVESQPVYQHQADRFFIPASNQKLITTAMALQELGPNFRFTTQVYQRDGDRKVQIIAGGDPSFDVDDLTAIAEALKNAGVEVIEELELVDVIAPEDYQRPSWEWDDLHYGYAPPVNGAILAGNQVILTLHPQALGEPLGLAWSDPLAGEQWQIINQTQTQLNPSKSPQVRQVFGRRQLVITGSLPPQGEPRAITLAVADPPQYFLASLQQKLAAQGISVGTQTVSTDATAIAGAPLLTITSPPLGELIKTINQNSNNLYAETLLNALQPPPHSPDDWDNHLENLGLSSTSLGFKDGSGLSRQNLVSPQTLVQLLINQAKSPTSAIYLDSLAVAGRSGTLQSSFTDTPLVEKVWAKTGTLTGVVSLTGYVENPQWGTVVFSFMVNNSDLGAPLLRKAMEQMVLWTAQVEQCQ; encoded by the coding sequence ATGGTGCTAGTTTCATTCTCCCAATGGCCCAAATGCCTTGGGCTATCTCCGTTGAGGTTGACCTTGGCGGGAGTACTTACCCTTGGTTTGACCCCTGGGGTTGATGCCCAAGTCGATCGCCTCTGCGTAGGGGATTTGCAACAAAAGCTGGAAAACCATTTACAACAACCGGAATTGAGCCGGGCCCAATGGGGCATTGCCATTCAACCCTTAGTAGAGAGTCAACCCGTTTATCAACATCAGGCCGATCGTTTTTTCATCCCCGCTTCCAACCAAAAGTTAATTACCACCGCCATGGCCCTGCAGGAATTGGGGCCGAACTTTCGCTTTACCACTCAGGTTTACCAACGGGACGGGGACAGAAAAGTACAAATTATCGCTGGCGGTGATCCCAGTTTTGATGTAGATGACCTAACGGCGATCGCCGAGGCGTTAAAAAATGCGGGCGTGGAAGTGATTGAAGAATTAGAACTGGTGGATGTCATTGCCCCAGAAGATTACCAGCGCCCCAGTTGGGAATGGGACGATTTGCACTACGGTTATGCTCCCCCAGTAAACGGAGCAATTTTAGCTGGCAACCAAGTTATCCTTACCCTCCACCCCCAAGCCTTGGGGGAACCATTGGGTCTTGCTTGGTCTGATCCCTTGGCTGGTGAGCAATGGCAGATTATTAACCAAACCCAAACACAACTTAACCCCAGTAAATCTCCGCAAGTACGACAAGTTTTTGGCCGGCGCCAATTAGTCATTACAGGCAGCCTGCCTCCCCAGGGGGAACCCCGGGCCATCACCTTAGCGGTGGCTGATCCCCCCCAGTATTTCCTGGCTAGCTTGCAACAAAAGTTAGCGGCACAAGGAATTTCTGTAGGGACTCAAACCGTTAGCACTGATGCTACGGCGATCGCCGGTGCTCCGCTACTGACCATAACCTCTCCTCCCCTGGGGGAATTGATCAAAACCATTAATCAAAACAGCAATAATCTTTACGCTGAAACTTTACTCAATGCCCTGCAACCGCCACCCCATTCCCCGGACGATTGGGATAATCATTTAGAAAATCTTGGTCTGTCATCCACTTCCCTGGGTTTCAAGGACGGTTCCGGCCTTTCCCGGCAAAATCTGGTCAGCCCCCAAACCCTGGTGCAACTGTTAATTAACCAAGCTAAAAGTCCCACCTCGGCCATTTATCTCGACTCCCTGGCCGTTGCCGGGCGATCGGGCACTTTGCAAAGTAGTTTTACCGATACTCCTTTGGTCGAAAAAGTCTGGGCTAAAACAGGGACACTCACGGGGGTAGTTTCCCTAACCGGCTATGTGGAAAACCCACAATGGGGCACGGTAGTGTTCAGTTTTATGGTCAACAATAGTGACTTGGGAGCACCTCTGTTAAGAAAAGCCATGGAGCAGATGGTGCTTTGGACTGCCCAAGTTGAACAGTGTCAGTGA
- a CDS encoding PP2C family serine/threonine-protein phosphatase codes for MPTVHCSNRDCQAPNDLGDRRCKTCQTPLLKRYLWSVGEWIKAYQPGEILLDRYLLVRPHVLLDTTPALGVEGPEEIPDYILPYQKLLPFRLNVPEVYDYFPSWDEEKDLSVWLLDYGPVPLNDGGEPVYERLLPSLGEMWHHASPLQQLTWLWQIVRLWQPLQRQGVVSSLLEFDWLRVQGPQVFLQELKLDDHQFYETKYLAGVWQPLLTDAHPAIADFCQTLWQKLKQGKIPHADHLLRVLDTGIQSLAEQYDFSYTVFALTDAGPSRDHNEDACFPVSEIPIEGQQLANTMTLICDGVGGQEGGEIASQWVIEHLPIRVISKIQKQMNDPEQIRSFIQHLKEDIEEVNEQLNRRNDREERIERERMGTTLVMALADFQQFFLANVGDSRCYWLTEESCKQVTVDDDVASREVRLGLMLYHHAVELPRSGALTQAVGLGPSSQLHPIVQRLIVPTNCLFLLCSDGLCDNSRVEQYWQDDFLPVLQGDRPLAEAVPRLIELANQVNGHDNVSVALIHCQIAPSVPTPTQAEKAAAQATEDSAEELSLEDDFTGDTELGLKAIAYPDFSKKAVAKPKEIELEQEHSVPEQDPRESLTSPSFGPKSPLPAEEIPLNPPLEPSPQLATMGKYQNTSPPPGGLAAKFQSLSKTSQLLIAGGVLVAIAAATVAILNLSQGNNGQNQPSSSLMNSSVGHG; via the coding sequence GTGCCGACCGTCCACTGCTCCAACCGTGATTGTCAAGCCCCCAATGATCTAGGCGATCGCCGGTGTAAGACCTGCCAAACCCCTCTGTTGAAACGTTACCTGTGGTCGGTGGGGGAATGGATCAAGGCGTACCAACCCGGGGAAATACTGCTGGATCGTTATCTGTTGGTGCGGCCCCATGTATTGTTGGACACCACACCGGCTTTGGGGGTGGAGGGGCCGGAGGAAATTCCCGATTACATTTTGCCCTACCAAAAGCTCCTTCCCTTTCGGCTTAATGTGCCGGAGGTATATGACTATTTCCCCAGCTGGGATGAAGAAAAAGACTTATCTGTTTGGTTGTTGGATTATGGCCCAGTGCCCTTAAACGATGGAGGGGAGCCGGTTTACGAGCGTTTGTTACCTTCTTTGGGGGAAATGTGGCACCATGCCTCGCCGTTACAACAATTAACTTGGCTGTGGCAAATTGTCCGCCTTTGGCAACCATTGCAACGCCAGGGGGTGGTCTCCAGTCTGCTGGAATTTGATTGGTTGAGGGTACAGGGTCCCCAGGTATTTCTCCAGGAGTTGAAGTTAGACGACCACCAATTTTACGAGACAAAATATCTGGCCGGGGTGTGGCAACCTTTGTTGACCGATGCCCATCCGGCGATCGCCGATTTTTGTCAGACCCTCTGGCAAAAGTTAAAACAGGGCAAAATTCCCCATGCCGATCATTTGTTACGGGTATTGGACACGGGCATTCAATCCTTGGCGGAGCAGTACGATTTTAGCTACACAGTTTTTGCTTTGACCGATGCTGGTCCCAGTCGAGACCATAACGAAGATGCCTGTTTCCCTGTGAGTGAAATCCCCATTGAAGGGCAACAATTGGCCAACACCATGACCCTGATTTGTGACGGGGTAGGGGGCCAGGAAGGGGGGGAAATTGCTTCCCAGTGGGTGATTGAGCATTTACCCATCCGTGTCATTTCCAAAATTCAAAAGCAGATGAACGATCCGGAGCAAATCCGCAGTTTCATCCAGCATCTCAAAGAAGATATTGAAGAAGTTAACGAGCAACTCAATCGTCGCAATGACCGAGAGGAAAGGATTGAGCGGGAAAGAATGGGCACCACCCTGGTGATGGCCCTGGCGGACTTTCAGCAATTTTTCCTGGCCAATGTGGGGGATTCCCGTTGCTATTGGTTAACGGAGGAGAGTTGCAAACAGGTGACAGTGGATGATGATGTGGCTTCTCGGGAAGTGCGACTGGGACTGATGCTCTATCACCATGCAGTGGAATTACCCCGATCGGGGGCTTTGACTCAAGCGGTGGGCCTGGGGCCCTCAAGCCAACTGCATCCGATTGTTCAGCGGTTGATTGTGCCAACAAATTGCCTGTTTTTGCTCTGTTCCGATGGTTTATGCGACAATAGCCGGGTGGAACAGTATTGGCAAGATGATTTCCTGCCCGTGCTCCAGGGCGATCGCCCGTTGGCAGAAGCAGTGCCTCGATTGATAGAGTTGGCCAACCAGGTTAATGGCCATGACAATGTTTCCGTGGCTTTGATTCATTGCCAGATTGCCCCCTCCGTTCCCACTCCCACCCAGGCGGAAAAAGCGGCGGCCCAGGCGACGGAAGATAGCGCTGAAGAACTCTCCCTAGAAGATGATTTTACCGGGGATACGGAATTGGGCCTCAAGGCGATCGCCTATCCCGATTTCAGTAAAAAAGCAGTGGCAAAACCGAAGGAAATAGAATTGGAGCAGGAGCATTCTGTGCCCGAACAGGATCCGAGGGAATCACTCACTTCTCCCTCCTTTGGCCCCAAATCTCCCCTACCGGCGGAAGAAATTCCCCTCAATCCGCCCCTAGAACCGTCTCCCCAGCTCGCAACAATGGGAAAGTACCAAAATACCAGTCCACCACCAGGGGGATTAGCGGCTAAATTCCAGTCCCTTTCTAAAACTAGTCAATTATTAATTGCTGGGGGAGTGCTGGTGGCAATTGCGGCCGCAACGGTGGCGATACTTAACCTAAGCCAAGGGAATAATGGGCAAAATCAGCCTTCCTCCAGCCTGATGAATTCGAGCGTAGGGCATGGTTGA
- the dusB gene encoding tRNA dihydrouridine synthase DusB, producing the protein MFLLELRTLKTLSHNSLPNITSAPTVWAKPLQIGSLTLHSRVLQSPLSGVTDLVFRRLVRRYAPHSMLYTEMVSATEIHHLRTLPQVMEIDPQENPISIQLFDCRPDFMAEAAQKAAAQGAQSVDINMGCPVNKITKKGGGSSLLRQPAVAEAIVKTVVAAVDVPVTVKTRLGWDDGEINIIEFAQRLQDAGAQMLTLHGRTRAQGYKGQARWEWIAKVKQALTIPVIANGDIFSVEAAIACLEQTGADGVMCSRGSLGYPFLVGEIEHFFKTGEKLKALTVADRLTCAQEHLQMLWEHKGQRGLFQARKHLAWYCKDFPGAVALREQIFQVNSVQEGKDILDKAINSLQ; encoded by the coding sequence TTGTCCCATAATTCTTTGCCTAATATAACCTCTGCCCCCACTGTCTGGGCAAAACCCCTGCAAATTGGCTCCCTGACCCTCCACAGCCGAGTATTGCAATCTCCCTTATCGGGGGTGACGGATTTAGTGTTTCGCCGGCTAGTACGACGCTATGCTCCCCATTCCATGCTCTATACGGAAATGGTCAGCGCCACGGAAATTCATCATCTACGCACTTTGCCCCAGGTGATGGAAATTGATCCCCAGGAAAACCCTATTAGTATCCAACTGTTTGACTGTCGCCCGGACTTTATGGCAGAAGCAGCCCAAAAAGCCGCAGCCCAGGGAGCTCAATCGGTGGACATTAACATGGGCTGTCCAGTCAATAAAATTACCAAAAAAGGTGGCGGTTCTTCCCTTCTGCGGCAACCGGCGGTGGCCGAGGCTATTGTCAAAACGGTTGTGGCGGCGGTGGATGTGCCCGTTACCGTTAAAACCCGTCTGGGCTGGGATGATGGGGAAATCAACATTATCGAATTTGCCCAGAGATTGCAGGATGCAGGGGCACAAATGTTGACCCTCCATGGCCGCACCAGGGCCCAGGGTTATAAGGGCCAGGCCCGCTGGGAGTGGATTGCGAAAGTTAAACAAGCTCTGACCATTCCCGTCATTGCCAATGGCGATATTTTTTCAGTGGAAGCGGCGATCGCCTGTTTAGAACAAACTGGGGCAGACGGGGTGATGTGTTCCCGGGGAAGTTTGGGTTATCCATTTTTAGTGGGGGAAATTGAGCATTTTTTTAAAACCGGAGAGAAGCTAAAGGCTCTCACTGTGGCGGACAGATTAACCTGTGCCCAGGAACATCTACAAATGCTTTGGGAACATAAAGGACAACGGGGACTTTTTCAAGCTCGGAAACATTTAGCTTGGTACTGCAAAGATTTTCCTGGAGCGGTTGCGTTACGGGAACAAATTTTTCAGGTCAATTCTGTGCAAGAAGGCAAAGATATACTGGATAAAGCAATTAATTCGCTCCAATAA
- the metG gene encoding methionine--tRNA ligase encodes MLDSSVPTFSVTTPLYYVNDVPHLGSAYTTVVADTLARFKRLQGYDVLMVTGTDEHGQKIQRTAEAQGLDPQTHCDQTVLKFKELWRSLNIHYDRFSRTTDARHLAIVKDFFQRVWDKGDIYLAQQQGWYCVACEEFKEKRDLLEDNHCPLHPNRKAEWRDEENYFFRLSRYQKALEELYGQRPEFIQPSSRRNEVLNFVAQGLQDFSISRVNLDWGFPLPNDPNHTIYVWFDALLGYVTALLGENEEPSLTNALAKWWPINLHLIGKDILRFHAVYWPAMLMSAELPIPAQVFGHGFLTKDGQKMGKSLGNTVDPLDLINRYGEDAFRYYFLKEIEFGKDGDFNEQRFVNVLNADLANDLGNLLNRTLGMVKKYCQGQGPQVMGTDLAPDNPLKALGSHLGERVSSAYERLSFTDACEAIFTLVRAGNKYIDDMAPWKLFKQGSQKEVEDVLYSVLESIRLSAYLLSPIIPRLSTKIYQQLGFNWDFDQWRSPLEQAEEFNRHQSWGQLGINQNLPPAEPIFIKLELPEGE; translated from the coding sequence ATGCTTGATTCTTCAGTACCTACTTTTTCCGTTACCACGCCTCTGTACTATGTCAACGATGTGCCCCACCTAGGTAGTGCCTACACCACAGTGGTGGCGGATACTTTGGCCCGGTTTAAAAGACTACAGGGTTATGACGTTTTGATGGTTACTGGCACCGATGAGCATGGCCAAAAAATCCAACGTACCGCCGAAGCCCAAGGCCTCGATCCCCAAACCCATTGTGACCAGACTGTACTTAAATTCAAGGAACTATGGCGATCGCTCAATATCCACTATGATCGTTTTAGCCGTACTACCGATGCTAGGCATTTAGCCATTGTCAAAGACTTTTTTCAACGGGTTTGGGACAAAGGAGACATTTATCTAGCGCAACAACAGGGCTGGTATTGCGTTGCCTGTGAAGAATTTAAAGAAAAAAGGGATTTATTAGAAGATAACCATTGCCCCCTACATCCGAACCGTAAGGCGGAATGGCGGGACGAAGAAAACTACTTTTTTCGCCTCTCCCGCTATCAAAAAGCGCTGGAAGAACTTTATGGCCAAAGGCCAGAATTTATCCAGCCCAGTAGTCGTCGCAATGAAGTATTAAACTTTGTTGCCCAGGGATTGCAAGACTTTTCCATTTCCCGGGTCAATTTAGACTGGGGTTTCCCCCTGCCCAATGATCCCAACCACACCATTTATGTCTGGTTTGATGCCCTTTTGGGCTATGTCACCGCCCTCTTGGGTGAGAATGAAGAGCCTAGCTTGACCAATGCCTTAGCTAAATGGTGGCCGATTAATTTGCATTTAATTGGTAAGGATATTTTGCGCTTCCATGCAGTCTACTGGCCCGCCATGTTAATGTCGGCGGAATTACCGATCCCCGCCCAGGTTTTTGGCCATGGTTTTCTCACCAAAGATGGTCAGAAAATGGGCAAAAGTTTGGGTAACACCGTTGATCCCCTAGATTTGATTAACCGCTATGGGGAGGATGCGTTCCGCTACTATTTCCTCAAAGAGATTGAGTTCGGTAAAGACGGGGACTTTAATGAGCAAAGGTTTGTCAATGTGCTCAACGCAGATCTAGCTAATGACCTAGGTAATTTGCTCAATCGCACCTTGGGTATGGTGAAAAAGTATTGCCAGGGCCAGGGACCCCAGGTGATGGGGACAGATTTGGCACCGGATAATCCCCTCAAAGCTTTGGGCAGTCATTTGGGAGAACGGGTGAGCAGTGCCTATGAACGGTTATCCTTCACCGATGCCTGTGAGGCAATTTTTACCCTGGTGCGGGCCGGCAATAAATATATTGACGACATGGCCCCTTGGAAATTGTTTAAACAGGGTAGTCAAAAGGAGGTGGAAGATGTACTGTACAGCGTGCTGGAATCCATTCGCCTTTCTGCCTATCTTCTCTCCCCCATCATTCCCCGTTTGAGCACGAAAATTTACCAACAGCTGGGCTTCAATTGGGATTTTGACCAGTGGAGATCGCCCTTGGAGCAAGCGGAAGAATTCAACCGTCACCAGTCCTGGGGACAACTTGGTATCAACCAAAATTTACCTCCGGCTGAGCCAATTTTTATCAAACTGGAGTTGCCAGAAGGGGAGTAG
- the menD gene encoding 2-succinyl-5-enolpyruvyl-6-hydroxy-3-cyclohexene-1-carboxylic-acid synthase → MVDFTNLNGLAASLLVETLFRLGLRQAVICPGSRSSPLTVALARHGEIDCVVSLDERSASFFALGYGKRTGKPALLVCTSGTAAANFLPAIIEAHYSQVPLLVLTGDRPPKLRHCRAGQTIDQTKLYGHYPQWQTELALPEASLDFCHYLRQTVLHGWQKCFWPRLGVVHLNCPFDEPLAPLADDSVQVLAQKFDANSFYWGITEFNQLWPALPINFSSPVVPLLPWDFPKIGLILVGVIPGGEAHALLTDILAIAKALHYPVLCDALCSLRNYDDGETVLITNYDFLVRCQSWAEQLVPEQIIQIGELPTSKALRNWLSIINCPRYVFNCNGENLDPLQGQTVYSFATIGQLADYLHTNILPIDSIQKEYTHNWQEKQAKSQAIIASAFINPGGNTPSMVSQLVHCLPPQTNLLVANSLPVRWLEFFWPANGDRHRIFVNRGANGIDGTLSTAMGISHRSIHQTVLLTGDLSLLHDSNGFLNQSQMRGNLTIILLNNNGGGIFQTLPIAQCEDVFETYFATPQSVDFAQLCGTYGVDHHVITDLGSLKEQLETISPTPIRVLEIIGDRHQEAQWLKSLQTQFCHADEPFQELGFL, encoded by the coding sequence ATGGTTGATTTCACTAATCTCAACGGTTTGGCTGCCTCTTTATTGGTGGAAACCTTATTCCGGTTGGGACTCCGGCAAGCTGTAATTTGTCCCGGTTCCCGTTCTAGTCCTTTAACGGTGGCATTGGCCCGCCATGGGGAAATTGATTGCGTTGTTAGTTTAGATGAACGTTCTGCCAGTTTTTTTGCTTTGGGCTATGGTAAACGCACAGGCAAACCAGCGTTATTAGTTTGTACTTCCGGCACAGCGGCAGCTAATTTTTTGCCAGCCATTATTGAAGCCCACTACAGTCAGGTGCCTTTGTTGGTGCTCACTGGCGATCGCCCACCGAAATTACGTCACTGCCGGGCGGGGCAAACCATTGACCAAACCAAACTTTATGGCCATTATCCCCAATGGCAAACGGAGTTGGCCTTACCGGAAGCGAGTTTAGATTTTTGCCATTATTTGCGGCAAACAGTGCTCCATGGTTGGCAAAAGTGTTTTTGGCCAAGGTTGGGGGTAGTTCATCTCAACTGTCCCTTTGACGAACCGTTGGCTCCCCTCGCCGATGACTCAGTGCAGGTTTTAGCGCAGAAATTTGATGCCAATAGTTTTTACTGGGGAATAACGGAGTTTAATCAACTATGGCCAGCTTTGCCGATTAATTTTTCTTCCCCCGTTGTCCCTTTACTGCCATGGGATTTCCCCAAAATAGGTTTGATTCTAGTTGGGGTTATTCCCGGTGGTGAAGCACACGCCCTGTTAACTGATATTTTGGCGATCGCCAAGGCATTGCACTATCCCGTACTATGCGATGCCCTCTGTTCTTTGCGTAACTATGACGATGGAGAAACTGTTTTAATTACCAATTACGACTTTCTCGTCCGTTGTCAAAGTTGGGCAGAACAATTGGTACCAGAACAAATTATTCAAATTGGTGAATTGCCTACTAGCAAGGCATTAAGGAATTGGCTAAGCATTATTAATTGTCCCCGTTACGTTTTTAACTGCAATGGTGAAAATTTAGATCCTCTGCAAGGGCAAACTGTTTATTCCTTTGCCACGATAGGACAATTGGCAGATTATTTACACACTAATATTTTACCCATTGATTCAATCCAAAAAGAATATACCCATAATTGGCAAGAAAAACAGGCAAAGAGTCAAGCAATAATTGCTTCTGCTTTCATAAATCCCGGTGGCAATACTCCTTCAATGGTCAGTCAATTAGTCCATTGTTTACCGCCCCAAACCAATTTGTTGGTGGCTAATAGTTTGCCTGTCCGCTGGCTGGAATTTTTCTGGCCTGCCAACGGCGATCGCCATCGGATATTTGTTAACCGGGGAGCCAATGGCATTGACGGCACCCTTTCCACCGCCATGGGAATTTCCCACCGCAGTATTCATCAAACGGTGTTATTAACCGGAGATTTATCTTTATTGCACGACAGTAACGGCTTTTTAAATCAAAGCCAAATGCGAGGTAATTTAACTATTATCTTGCTCAACAATAACGGCGGTGGTATTTTTCAAACCTTACCCATTGCCCAGTGTGAGGATGTGTTTGAAACATATTTTGCTACTCCCCAATCGGTTGATTTTGCCCAACTTTGTGGCACCTATGGAGTGGATCACCACGTAATTACCGATCTTGGGTCATTAAAAGAACAATTGGAAACAATTAGCCCTACCCCCATCCGAGTCTTAGAAATAATTGGCGATCGCCACCAAGAGGCCCAATGGCTAAAATCATTACAGACGCAATTCTGCCATGCTGATGAGCCATTTCAAGAATTAGGTTTTCTCTAA
- a CDS encoding carbon-nitrogen hydrolase family protein — MKPYLAAALQMTSRPNLDENLQEAEELIDLAVRQGAELVGLPENFAFLGNETEKLEQASAIATATEKFLQTMAQRFQVTILAGGFPFPVAGETGKAYNTATLIAPNGQELARYHKAHLFDVNVPDGNTYWESATVMAGQKYPPVYHSDSFGNLGLSICYDVRFPELYRYLSRQGADVLFVPAAFTAYTGKDHWQVLLQARAIENTCYVIAPAQTGRHYERRYTHGHAMIIDPWGVILADAGEKPGLAIAEINPDRLKQVRQQMPSLQHRVFV; from the coding sequence ATGAAACCCTATTTAGCCGCTGCCCTACAAATGACCAGCCGCCCCAACCTAGACGAGAATTTACAAGAAGCAGAGGAGTTGATCGATCTAGCGGTGCGACAGGGGGCAGAATTGGTGGGTTTACCGGAGAATTTTGCTTTTTTGGGCAATGAGACTGAAAAGCTGGAACAGGCCTCGGCGATCGCCACGGCAACAGAGAAATTTTTGCAAACCATGGCCCAACGGTTCCAAGTGACTATCCTGGCGGGGGGATTTCCTTTCCCAGTGGCGGGGGAAACAGGGAAAGCCTATAACACAGCCACCTTGATTGCCCCCAATGGCCAGGAGTTGGCCCGGTACCACAAAGCCCATTTATTTGATGTCAATGTACCCGACGGTAATACCTATTGGGAATCCGCTACGGTGATGGCTGGGCAAAAATATCCTCCTGTGTACCATTCCGACAGCTTTGGCAATTTGGGTTTATCCATTTGCTACGATGTTCGTTTTCCTGAGCTGTATCGTTATCTTTCCCGCCAAGGGGCCGACGTCCTGTTTGTCCCTGCTGCCTTTACCGCCTACACTGGCAAGGATCATTGGCAGGTGCTGCTCCAGGCCCGGGCCATTGAAAATACTTGCTACGTTATTGCCCCAGCCCAAACGGGCCGTCACTACGAACGGCGCTACACCCACGGCCACGCCATGATCATTGATCCCTGGGGCGTAATCCTGGCCGATGCAGGGGAAAAACCAGGCTTGGCGATCGCTGAAATCAATCCAGACCGGCTCAAACAGGTGCGCCAACAAATGCCTTCTCTACAACACCGAGTATTTGTATAA